A region from the Spea bombifrons isolate aSpeBom1 chromosome 7, aSpeBom1.2.pri, whole genome shotgun sequence genome encodes:
- the DES gene encoding desmin, with protein sequence MSQSYSSSQRVSSYRRTFGGAAPSFSRASYGSKAGASSSLSSRVYQVSRASAAPSFSSFKASRGVPVRQSYGADVLDFSLADAMNQEFLQTRTNEKVELQELNDRFANYIEKVRYLEQQNQILVNEVNRLKGKEPTRVSELYEEEMRELRRQIDILTSQRARVEVERDNYIDDLQKLKQRLQEEIQLKEEAENNLSAFRGDVDAATLARIDLERRIESLQEEIAFLKKIHEEEIRDLQAQLQEQQIQVEVDVSKPDLTAALRDIRTQYENIAAKNVSEAEEWYKSKVSDLNQAAQKNNENLRQAKQEMMEYRHQIQSYTCEIDALKGTNDSLLRQMRDLEERYGGEAAGYQDTISRLEEEIRNLKDDMARHLREYQDLLNVKMALDVEIATYRKLLEGEESRISLPIQSYSALSFRETSPEQRASEVHTKKTVMIKTIETRDGEVVSEASQQHQEIL encoded by the exons ATGAGCCAAAGCTACTCAAGCAGCCAGAGGGTCTCCTCTTACCGTCGGACCTTTGGCGGAGCAGCCCCGTCTTTCAGTAGAGCTTCCTACGGGTCTAAGGCAGGCGCCTCCAGCAGTTTGTCCTCCAGGGTCTACCAGGTTTCCCGCGCCTCGGCCGCGCCATCTTTCTCCAGCTTCAAGGCATCGCGCGGCGTCCCGGTCAGGCAGAGCTACGGGGCAGATGTTCTGGACTTCAGTCTCGCCGATGCCATGAACCAAGAGTTTCTGCAGACCCGAACCAACGAGAAGGTAGAGCTTCAGGAACTCAACGACCGGTTTGCCAACTACATCGAGAAAGTGAGGTACTTGGAGCAGCAGAACCAGATCCTCGTGAACGAGGTCAACCGACTCAAGGGGAAAGAGCCGACGAGGGTCAGCGAGCTGTACGAGGAAGAGATGAGAGAGCTCCGCCGCCAAATAGACATCCTCACCAGTCAAAGGGCGAGAGTCGAGGTGGAGAGGGACAACTACATCGATGACCTGCAGAAGCTGAAACAAAG ACTCCAAGAAGAGATCCAACTCAAAGAAGAGGCCGAGAATAACCTTTCTGCTTTCCGAGGG GATGTGGACGCTGCAACCCTCGCCCGCATCGACTTGGAGAGACGCATTGAGTCCCTGCAGGAGGAGATTGCTTTCCTGAAGAAGATTCACGAGGAG GAAATCCGCGACTTGCAGGCGCAACTCCAGGAACAGCAGATCCAGGTGGAGGTTGACGTCTCCAAACCGGATTTGACAGCAGCCCTCAGAGATATCCGTACTCAGTATGAGAACATTGCCGCCAAGAACGTCTCAGAAGCTGAGGAGTGGTACAAGTCCAAG GTGTCTGACCTCAATCAAGCCGCTCAGAAGAACAACGAGAACCTGCGCCAGGCCAAGCAGGAGATGATGGAGTACCGCCACCAAATCCAGTCCTACACCTGCGAGATTGACgctcttaaaggaaca AACGACTCCCTGCTCCGTCAGATGAGGGACCTGGAGGAGAGGTACGGCGGGGAAGCTGCCGGGTATCAAGATACCATCTCCAGACTGGAGGAGGAAATCCGTAACCTGAAGGATGACATGGCAAGACACCTGCGCGAGTACCAAGACCTCCTCAACGTCAAGATGGCTTTGGATGTCGAGATCGCCACATACAGGAAACTGCTGGAAGGCGAAGAAAGCAG aaTCTCTCTTCCCATCCAGTCATATTCTGCGCTGAGCTTTAGAG AGACCAGCCCAGAGCAGAGAGCATCTGAAGTCCACACCAAGAAAACTGTCATGATCAAAACTATCGAGACCCGAGATGGAGAG GTCGTCAGCGAGGCTTCTCAACAGCACCAGGAGATCCTGTGA